TAGACCTGGCTCGCCCCGAACATCGCGCAGGTGTAGGGCAGACCCCAGGCGTTCACGTGGAACATGGGCACGACGGGCAGCACCACGTCATGCTCACCGACGCCCAACGCATCCTTGGGGGCACTGGCGAGCGAGTGCAGCACCGTGGAGCGGTGGGAGTACAGCACGCCCTTGGGATTGCCCGTCGTGCCGCTCGTGTAGCACATCGCCGCCGCGTCGTTCTCGCCGATGGTCGGGTAGGAGGGCATGGGCTCGTGGCTCATCACCCATGTGTCGTAGTCCTCGGCGCCCTCGACCGGCTGTGGCGTGGGGCCGAGGACGAAGACTCGCTCCAGCCCCGGGCAGGCCGCGCGCAGGGCCGGGATCATCGCCGCGAAGAGGTTCTCCACGATCAGCACGCGGTCTTCCGCGTGATTGAGAATCCACGCGATCTGGTCGGCGTGCAGCCGGATGTTGACCGTGTGCAGCACCAGCCCGGCACTCGGGACACCCAGGTACGCCTCCAGGTGCCGGAAGGAGTTCACCGCGAGCGTCGCCACCCGGTCACCGGGATTGAGGCCGAGGGCGAGCAGCCCCGCCCCCAACCGCAGCGCGCGGTCGGCCACCTCGCCGTACGTCGTGCGGGACTTCTTGGGAATGGGGTTTCCCGACTCGTCGCGCCCGGCGGGGAGCAGGCTGACGACCTCGCGCCCGGCGAAGATCGTCCGCGCCCGCTCCAGGATGAAGGGGATGGTGAGGGGAACGTCCATCATGTTGCCTTGCATATGACCTCCAGCAGGGCCGGGAGAGGACGCGGCCTGCCGCGTGGGCGTGCCGCAGAAGTCTGGACCTGCGCGTGGGGGCATTGTACCGGCAAGTTGAACGGAGTCCAGGGAGGCGGAGCTGGCGGGGCCCACTCGCGGAGTGGGTTCGCCTGCCCCGGCGGGGTCACTCCCCTTCCGTCCGCTCCCCTCGCCCCATCAGGTACAGCTCCAGAATCTGCACCGCCGCCGCCTCGTCCTCGTCCTGCGCGCCCAACTCGCGGGCCCGGCGGGTGGTGAACCGTTCGTCCTGGTAGGCGACGGTGTAGCCCTTCTCCTGGAGGATTTTGCCAAAGGCGCGCACCCGGTCGGCCGAGGGGCTGTGCGCCCCGTCCGTCCGCAGGGGCAGGCCGAGGAGGAGGAGTTCCGCGCCCGTCTCCTCGACCTTGAGGCGCACGGCTTTAAGGTCCAGGGGCAGCCGCTTGCGGTCCACGCTCCCCCGCCCGAAGGCCAGGCGCCCCGTGTTCACCGCGAAGCCGATCCGCGACTTGCTCACGTCGAGTGCGAGGACGACGGGGAGGGGGGAGGGGCCAGGCATCGGGGCGAGTGTAGCGGAGGAACTTCCCCCAGGGCCACCTGCCCGGACGCGCTACGCTGCCCCCATGACCGCCGAACCTGTGATCCTCGTGGAGACCCGCGCGGGCGTCCGCACCCTCAGCCTCAACCGCCCGGACAAGCTCAACGCCGCCAACGACGCCCTGCTCCTCACGCTGACGGAGGAATTGAAGGCTGCCGACGCCGACCCCGCCGTGCGGGTGGTCGTCATCACCGGATCGGGGCGGGGGTTCTGCGCCGGGCAGGACCTGGGCGACGTGTCGGGGCGGGACATGACCTTCACCGAGCACCTGAACCACACCTACAACCCGCTGATCCGCACGATTCGGGGGCTGAGTAAGCCGGTCATCACCGCCGTGAATGGGGTCGCGGCGGGGGCGGGGGCGAGTCTGGCGCTCTCGGGTGACATCCGGCTGTGGGCGCGGTCGGCCAGCCTGATCGAGGTCTTTTCCAATATCGCGCTCGTGCCGGACTCGGGCAGCACGTGGTTTCTGCCGCGACTGGTGGGCTATCACCGCGCCTTCGAGCTGATGGCCCTGGCCGAGCGGGTCGGGGCGGAGGAGGGGCTGCGGCTGGGGCTGTGCGAGCGCGTCTACCCGGACGAGTCCTTCCGGCAGGACGTGCAGGCCTATGCGGAGCGGCTGGCGGCTCGGCCCGCGAATGCGCTGAGGCTGACGAAGCAGGCGCTGAACGCCGCGCTGACGAGCACGCTGGATCAGGCGTTGGAGAAGGAGGCGGAGCTTCAGCAGCTCGCCGGGGATCACTGGGAGCATGCGGAGGGGGTGGCGGCGTTTAAGGCTCGGCGGGCGCCGGAGTTTGTGCGGGAGGGGTGAGGGGGCAGGGGATCTTGCTGCGAGTTACCCCCACCCCCCAGCCCCCTACCCCCAGAGGGGGCAGGGGGAGCGGCGCTGCGCTGGGCAAGGGGCTCGCCCATCTGGCCTGTGGCCGTCCTCCTTCACGCGGAATGTTTGATCTTGTTGCTTGCTGAGCCGCGGGCCCACCGTCTCGCTGCGCGAGCCGACGTGGTGAAGGCGGTGCGAGTGCAAGCTGAGGGCAGGAATGGGCCGTCCACAGTTGACGGTTTTTAAAGAGCTAAAGCTTTAGCTGTGTTACCCCTCCCCCCTTGCGGGGGAGGTTGGGAGGGGGGTGGCAGGCAGCGCCTGCCCTTCCTTAAGGCCGTCTCCCAGCCCCTGCCGCGAAAATCCGCCTGCATAATTTGACTTCCCCTGCATCCCACGCTATTCTTCTTTCATCACCGCCCGACAAGGCGGATTTTTTATTACCCAGCACTCGCGTCACCTCTTGTAACCCCTCGCACCGTCACCCGTGCGCCGGTGGGTCACCATCGTGCATGTTGCGAAGAAAGGTGGCGGCGGGCGCCCTGCTCGCCGTATCTGCGGTGGCGTTGGCGCATTACGCGCCCG
This genomic interval from Deinococcus aerius contains the following:
- the ruvX gene encoding Holliday junction resolvase RuvX — protein: MPGPSPLPVVLALDVSKSRIGFAVNTGRLAFGRGSVDRKRLPLDLKAVRLKVEETGAELLLLGLPLRTDGAHSPSADRVRAFGKILQEKGYTVAYQDERFTTRRARELGAQDEDEAAAVQILELYLMGRGERTEGE
- a CDS encoding enoyl-CoA hydratase-related protein, which codes for MTAEPVILVETRAGVRTLSLNRPDKLNAANDALLLTLTEELKAADADPAVRVVVITGSGRGFCAGQDLGDVSGRDMTFTEHLNHTYNPLIRTIRGLSKPVITAVNGVAAGAGASLALSGDIRLWARSASLIEVFSNIALVPDSGSTWFLPRLVGYHRAFELMALAERVGAEEGLRLGLCERVYPDESFRQDVQAYAERLAARPANALRLTKQALNAALTSTLDQALEKEAELQQLAGDHWEHAEGVAAFKARRAPEFVREG